The DNA region TGGAGTATATCCAAGACTAATAAGAGATGTTATAGCTTCTTTAAATTTAAGTTGCATTTATTTTGCAGAGAAAGATATCTTCAATATACAAAAACCAAAAGATATAAAGGAAAACCTTCAAGATATGATCTACCCCGTCAATTTGGGACAGTTTACTACTTCATTTTCCATTATATATTCAAATTGATATGGAGTCATATAATTTATTGTAGAATGTCTCCTTTTTGTATTATAGTAAGCTTCAATATATTCAAATATTGATAGTTTAGCTTCTTCTCTAGTTTTATAGCTTTCATCATGTACTAACTCTACTTTTAAAGTTCCAAAGAAACTTTCACAAGCAGCATTATCGTAACAGCATCCTTTAGAGCTCATACTTGATAGTAGCCAGTATTCTTTAATAATGTCTTGATATTGTTTGCTACAGTACTGTGACCCTTTATCAGAGTGTATAATCACACCACTAGGAAAATTTCTTCTAAATAATGCCATATTTAAAGCATTACAAACTAAATCCGCTTTCATCCTAGAATCCATTGCCCAACCAATAACTGATCTTGAGAATAAATCTATAATCACACAAAGATACAGCCACCCCTCTTGTGTAGGTACATAAGTTATATCTGTAACCCACCTATGATTTACAGATAAAGCAGTGAAGTTTTGTTCTAATAAATTATCATAAACATGTTTGTTGTGGTTAGAATCTGTAGTTTTCCTATGCTTACGAGCCGCTTTAGCATGTAAACCAAGTAATTTCATACGTTTAGATACTCTAGGTTGAGTAACTTTCCAACCCATATCTTTAAGTTCTTTGTATATTCTAACACTTCCATATCTAGATTTATGTTCATTAAAATAGCATCATCTAGTTCAGCATCATTATATTGCCTTTTACCTATAGGTTTATGAATCCATCTGTAATATGAAGATGTGCTCACATTCAAAGATTTACATAGTGTTGTTACTGGCATAACTTTATAATGCTCCTTAATAAAGGCGTACCTTACAGATTTTGCTTTGCAAAGTACGCTGCTGACTTTTTTAGTATTTCACGCTCTGTTTCTGCCTGTTTGAGTTTTTTCTTCAAATCAGTATTTTCAAAAGATAGTTGCTGGTACTGCGTTTTATAATCTATCTTTATTTCTTTCTGAGGGTTTGACATGGCTTTGGATATCCAACTGCAAATGGTTTTATATTTAACCCCTAAGTTATCTGCTATTTCTCGTCTATTTGCATCTGGTTGTAAACATAATTTAACAGCTTCATCTTTAAACTCTTTTGTATATCTCATCTTGTCTCCTTTTCTTAACACCTAAGTGTCCCAAATAGGAGGGTATGATCAATATGCCAGACTCTCAATTTGCTATTATCGTAGCCGGTGGTCATGCTATAATGTATAAGAACGAAGGTCCATATAATATTTTTGTTAATAGTGGCATAGCAAATTTGGAGCCGTTCCATACTATCAATCCAGTTGATATATACAAAAAAACAAAACTTCTTTTTCAGCTATCTCTTAATAAAGAGGAAAACAATATTGGTATTAATCCATCACTATGCCCAGTATCGCATAAGTTTAGATCCTCCAATAAAGCAGTAAATCATTATAGCTTATCTCCCTTTAATAAGAACTTAATTTTGTACCAGAAGAATATTACAATGTTAATGAAGTTAAGTGTGATTTTAAACCAGCTCCATACGAGATGGAAAGATTAAGACATTATAATATATTTGATAATTATCTTTAATTAACATCCATTTTTATTTTAAAGCAAAAGCCATCTACATCTTATCAAAAGCTTTTAAATAAACTTTACAAAGCTCATCCATAGATTTATTTATTGCTACTTTATGCTGCTCTTTGTCTAATAGCTGCTGTAAAGCCTCTGTTGGAGCAACCTCTATACCTAATACTGGCTCGATTACAGATTCAAACTTAGCGGGATGTGCTGTGGCTACAATTATATAGTCTTTACTGCTATCACTTTGTTTTCTGGCAACAAATCCTGTCGCAGTATGTGGGCAGATAACCTCGTTATATTGATTATACACTTGTTCTATTTCATTTTTGATTTCAGGGTCTGATACACAAGTAGCTTTTACATTATTTTTGAAATTTTCATAATTACCTGATAAATATAATAACCTCTCAAAATTACTAGGATTACCTACATCCATCGCATTTGCTAACGTCTCCACACTTGCTCTTGGATTAAACTCTCCTGTTTTTAGATAGTCTATAACTGTGTCATTTGTATTTAAGCTCATTGATATTTCATCAATAGGGAAACCCATTTGCTTAGCCCAAAAAGCTGCTGTTATATTACCAATATTTCCAGATGGTATTATATAGTTAGCTTTTTTTCCTGTTTTTAGATAGTTCCGCCAAGACGTATAAGCATAATAAACTGATTGAGGTAATAACCTACCAATATTTATACTATTTGATGTATTTAGTTTTGTCTTATCCATCCACCAAGATGTTTTAAAAGCTTCTTTCACTAATGCTTGACAATCATCAAAGACACCTTCAACCTCTACAGCCTGGATATTATCTCCCCAACAAGTTATTTGTTTTTCCTGTCTTTCAGATATTTTATCTTTAGGAAACATTACTATTACTCTAGTACGACTCTTACCATGAAAAGCTGCTGCTACAGCAGACCCAGTATCACCAGAAGTTGCAACCAAAATAGTAAAAGGTTTATCACTATTGATAAAACCTAGACAATTTGCTAAAAATCTTGCACCAAAATCTTTAAATGATAAAGTTGGACCATGAAAAAGCTCTAAAATAGAAGTATTTTCATCCAATCTTTTTACTGGCACAGGAAAAGTAAATGCATTTTGACAAATCTTATCTAACGAGTCTTCTAACTCATCACCTTTAAAAAACTCTCTCAATATATTTGCAGCAAACCCAGCATAGCTTATATTTTCATCAAAGTTTTGCCAATCAACTTTAGGGAATCTTTCTGGTACAAATAACCCTCCATCAGGAGCTAGCCCTGACTGCATAGCTTCACTTAATGAAACTTTAACATTTTTATCTCTTGTACTAATAAAATTCATATATAACCTTTACTATTTTTTCTCTAATAAATATGCGCCTTTTTTACTCATAGAACTAATCCAGCTATCAGACTCTAGATTAAATTCATTAAATTTATTTTGCATAGCTTGAGTGACTTTTGCAATATTATCTTCTTTTGCTAATGCAAACATTGTTGGACCAGAACCTGATATCCCGCATGCAAGAGCCCCAGCCTTATAAGCAGCATCTTTCACATCATAAAAACCAGTAATTAATTTTGCTCTTCTTGGCTCAATAAGTACATCTTTTAAATTCTCACCTAACAAATCTAAATCTTGAGTATATAAAGCACTTATTACACTTGCTAAACACGCACTATGTTCAACAATTTTTGATAGATCATAAGACTCTTTTAAAAGCTCTCTAGCCTTTTTTGTTTCTATTGATAAATCAGGACATA from Francisella halioticida includes:
- a CDS encoding IS3 family transposase → MGWKVTQPRVSKRMKLLGLHAKAARKHRKTTDSNHNKHVYDNLLEQNFTALSVNHRWVTDITYVPTQEGWLYLCVIIDLFSRSVIGWAMDSRMKADLVCNALNMALFRRNFPSGVIIHSDKGSQYCSKQYQDIIKEYWLLSSMSSKGCCYDNAACESFFGTLKVELVHDESYKTREEAKLSIFEYIEAYYNTKRRHSTINYMTPYQFEYIMENEVVNCPKLTG
- the thrC gene encoding threonine synthase, whose product is MNFISTRDKNVKVSLSEAMQSGLAPDGGLFVPERFPKVDWQNFDENISYAGFAANILREFFKGDELEDSLDKICQNAFTFPVPVKRLDENTSILELFHGPTLSFKDFGARFLANCLGFINSDKPFTILVATSGDTGSAVAAAFHGKSRTRVIVMFPKDKISERQEKQITCWGDNIQAVEVEGVFDDCQALVKEAFKTSWWMDKTKLNTSNSINIGRLLPQSVYYAYTSWRNYLKTGKKANYIIPSGNIGNITAAFWAKQMGFPIDEISMSLNTNDTVIDYLKTGEFNPRASVETLANAMDVGNPSNFERLLYLSGNYENFKNNVKATCVSDPEIKNEIEQVYNQYNEVICPHTATGFVARKQSDSSKDYIIVATAHPAKFESVIEPVLGIEVAPTEALQQLLDKEQHKVAINKSMDELCKVYLKAFDKM
- a CDS encoding transposase: MLRKGDKMRYTKEFKDEAVKLCLQPDANRREIADNLGVKYKTICSWISKAMSNPQKEIKIDYKTQYQQLSFENTDLKKKLKQAETEREILKKSAAYFAKQNL